Genomic DNA from Pedobacter africanus:
GAAAAATTTAGAATTTTGCGTCAGAAAAAAGGGGTTAACCAAAAAGCTATGGCAGATTTATTGGAGATATCTATCCCGGCATATTCAAAACTAGAAACTGGTATTACTGATCCAAACTTCAGCAGGATAAACCAGATTGCTGAAGTCCATAACTTATCCTTAAGGCAATTTTTGGATGTAGGTGAGGAAGGTGTGAGCGAGCAGGAGCAGGTCATCGCACAATTAAAAGAGAAAATAAGTCAATTGGAAAATTCAGTAATTAAGCTGCAAAGTAAGCTTATTGAGCTTTACGACAGAGATGATCATAAGAAGTGAGAAAAATGAAATCTCACCTCTTATAAATATTATTTTCGGTTCACCATCCCGATCAGTAACTGACAACGTTCGGTTAACCAGTTGTAGTCTGTTGCCTGGTCTGGCTGCTGAAACAATTTGGAACCAAAGCCTAAAGCAGTTACGCCTGCATTTAACCAGCTGTCAATATTTTCCTTATTCACGTCAACACCA
This window encodes:
- a CDS encoding helix-turn-helix domain-containing protein, producing the protein MKTLGEKFRILRQKKGVNQKAMADLLEISIPAYSKLETGITDPNFSRINQIAEVHNLSLRQFLDVGEEGVSEQEQVIAQLKEKISQLENSVIKLQSKLIELYDRDDHKK